In the Pseudolabrys taiwanensis genome, one interval contains:
- a CDS encoding GntR family transcriptional regulator, whose translation MKRRLGEDTPSLHGKVVDELRQRILTRRLLPGERLVEGRLAEELGVSRNPVREAIRVLASEGLVEVSARRGASVADMSMHEARETIEVRALLEGQNARLAARRHDKEVIKRIEAVLDKGSQAVSQGRFDLLSDLNQQFHRELALAGQNTVLGDLLKRLRERTAILFSPTDPSQQRRAWEEHAGILRAIIDGDERLAATLAAEHVIRAGSDYLLALDIGDDLPELDAGRPRAPQREPLKSAKASAGRSRNAAGSSGRARAR comes from the coding sequence GTGAAGCGGCGCCTGGGTGAGGACACCCCGTCGCTGCACGGCAAGGTCGTCGACGAACTGCGCCAACGCATCCTCACCCGGCGGTTGCTCCCGGGAGAACGGTTGGTCGAGGGCCGTCTAGCCGAAGAGCTCGGCGTGTCGCGCAATCCCGTTCGCGAGGCCATCCGTGTGCTGGCATCGGAGGGCCTCGTCGAGGTCAGCGCCCGCCGCGGCGCGTCGGTCGCCGACATGTCGATGCACGAGGCCCGCGAGACCATCGAGGTGCGCGCCTTGCTCGAAGGCCAGAACGCCAGGCTGGCGGCGCGCCGTCACGACAAAGAGGTGATCAAGCGCATCGAGGCCGTGCTCGACAAGGGCTCGCAGGCGGTGTCGCAGGGCCGCTTCGACCTGCTCAGCGATCTCAATCAACAGTTCCATCGCGAACTGGCGCTGGCGGGGCAGAACACGGTGCTCGGCGACCTTCTCAAGCGGTTGCGCGAACGCACGGCCATCCTGTTCTCGCCGACGGATCCTTCGCAACAGCGCCGCGCGTGGGAGGAACATGCCGGCATTCTCCGTGCCATCATCGACGGCGACGAGCGGCTCGCGGCGACGTTGGCGGCCGAGCATGTGATCCGCGCCGGGTCCGACTATCTGCTGGCGCTCGACATCGGCGACGATTTGCCGGAACTCGACGCGGGGAGGCCGCGCGCGCCGCAGCGCGAGCCGCTCAAATCCGCGAAGGCGTCCGCGGGCCGCTCCCGCAATGCGGCGGGGAGCTCCGGGCGGGCGCGCGCGCGTTAA
- a CDS encoding 2Fe-2S iron-sulfur cluster-binding protein yields the protein MIQVTFLTNGGKVVTAPEDSNLLRVSLREQGGIPFKCGGGICGTCKCKIEQGIENTDGVKPKERKHLTEEQFKEGYRMACQTFLKGDVSVSWQPRPAASAPVRPASAEPSS from the coding sequence ATGATCCAGGTCACGTTTTTGACGAATGGCGGCAAGGTCGTCACCGCGCCGGAAGACAGCAATCTGTTGCGCGTGTCCCTGCGCGAGCAGGGCGGTATCCCTTTCAAGTGCGGCGGCGGCATTTGCGGCACCTGCAAATGCAAGATCGAGCAGGGCATCGAGAATACCGACGGGGTCAAGCCGAAAGAGCGCAAGCATCTGACCGAGGAGCAGTTCAAGGAGGGCTACCGCATGGCGTGTCAGACCTTCCTGAAAGGCGATGTCAGCGTGTCGTGGCAGCCGCGGCCGGCCGCATCCGCGCCGGTCAGGCCGGCGTCGGCGGAACCGTCCAGTTGA
- a CDS encoding ferredoxin gives MYVILTSKPGQFKTVIHDGVRPLEAYDYFFYGTKKAHFVIAELLDERAKIRVVEDDTAIVNDVPSKFLEKFESVEGAFNEIKHLTTFGHMETVLRKTDVAAQ, from the coding sequence GTGTACGTCATCCTCACCAGCAAGCCCGGTCAGTTCAAGACCGTGATCCACGATGGCGTGCGCCCGCTGGAGGCTTACGACTACTTCTTCTACGGCACCAAGAAGGCGCACTTCGTCATCGCCGAATTGCTGGACGAGCGCGCCAAGATCCGCGTGGTCGAGGACGACACCGCGATCGTCAACGACGTGCCCTCGAAGTTTCTCGAGAAGTTCGAGAGCGTGGAGGGGGCCTTCAACGAGATCAAGCACCTGACCACGTTCGGTCACATGGAAACGGTGCTGCGCAAGACCGACGTCGCGGCGCAGTAA
- a CDS encoding 2Fe-2S iron-sulfur cluster-binding protein: MPKIVLHRDGQTYEGEVNANTNLVVMAGIKRFPYPNLRYGCGMGKCAKCACRVLKGAEHLPPPNWKEQERLGPRLEEGYRLICQLWVNEDVELFQDKDPIKPLLPAPAVRSGAAE, encoded by the coding sequence GTGCCGAAGATCGTCCTGCATCGCGATGGCCAGACCTACGAAGGCGAGGTCAACGCGAACACCAATCTCGTGGTGATGGCGGGCATCAAGCGCTTTCCCTATCCCAACCTGCGCTACGGGTGCGGGATGGGGAAATGCGCGAAGTGCGCCTGCCGCGTCCTCAAGGGCGCGGAGCATCTGCCGCCGCCGAACTGGAAAGAGCAGGAGCGGCTCGGCCCGCGGCTGGAGGAAGGCTATCGCCTGATCTGCCAGCTTTGGGTCAACGAGGACGTCGAACTGTTCCAGGACAAGGACCCGATCAAGCCGCTGCTGCCGGCGCCCGCGGTCCGTTCCGGCGCCGCCGAGTAG
- a CDS encoding TenA family transcriptional regulator, with translation MSGLMDKVEFRSALENAIKGKSANKAPFSIAWASGKLSRAHLARWAENHYHYVGPFADYLAYIYARMPERYTEAKDFLLANMYEEEIGGDRHTDLLIRFAEACGTTRARVTDPDNMSPTTRGLQSWCYSVAMREDPIVAVAALVVGLESQVPSIYRKQTPTLREKYKFTDAEVEFFDLHIVSDEIHGERGYQIVLEHADTVDLQQRCLKICEIGAQMRLLYTTALYWDYVAQELPLSELEAVERKVA, from the coding sequence ATGTCAGGATTGATGGACAAGGTCGAATTCCGCTCCGCGCTCGAAAACGCCATCAAGGGCAAGAGCGCCAACAAGGCGCCCTTCAGCATCGCCTGGGCGAGCGGCAAGCTCTCGCGCGCGCATCTCGCGCGCTGGGCCGAGAACCACTATCACTATGTCGGTCCCTTCGCGGATTATCTCGCTTACATCTATGCGCGCATGCCGGAGCGCTACACCGAGGCGAAGGACTTCCTGCTCGCGAACATGTATGAAGAAGAGATCGGCGGCGACCGCCACACCGATCTCCTGATCCGTTTCGCCGAAGCCTGCGGCACCACCCGCGCCCGCGTCACCGATCCGGACAACATGTCGCCGACGACCCGCGGCCTGCAGAGCTGGTGTTATTCGGTTGCCATGCGCGAAGACCCGATCGTCGCCGTCGCGGCCCTCGTGGTCGGCCTCGAATCGCAGGTGCCGTCGATCTACCGCAAGCAGACGCCGACGCTGCGCGAGAAGTACAAGTTCACCGACGCCGAGGTCGAGTTCTTCGATCTGCACATCGTCTCGGACGAGATTCATGGCGAGCGCGGCTATCAGATCGTGCTGGAACATGCCGACACGGTCGATCTTCAGCAGCGCTGCCTGAAGATATGCGAGATCGGCGCACAGATGCGTCTGCTCTACACGACGGCGCTCTACTGGGACTATGTCGCCCAGGAACTGCCGCTGAGCGAGCTCGAGGCCGTGGAGCGCAAGGTCGCCTGA
- a CDS encoding aldehyde dehydrogenase family protein, producing MNDAGLTMVRAASARTAIEEFKNHIGGEWVVSRASDRFDNINPADTTDTVGRFQASSAADAEAAVRAAATAFAPWRATSISARAKVLNGAADYLEKNAARFAEEMTREMGKPLGQAKDEFLRSAQCLRFYAVEGQSFTGETFPNDDADMLVYSQREPLGVVTVITPWNFPVSIPARKIAPALITGNTVVFKPSSDAPLSGLRLAEAFIAAGIPKGVLNFITGSAGVVGPAITAASDVKAISFTGSTAAGEQIHRSVSFTTRTQMELGGKNPLIVMEDADLDKAVDLAIKGGLSLSGQACTGTSRILVMKDVKAAFTEKLVAKVKTLKIGSGMTPGMDLGPIATARQLETILRYIEIGKREATLLCGGERLTGPGYDGGYYVSPAVFTDVTQEMRIAREEIFGPVLALIEVTSYADAIAKANDTEYGLSAAIATRNPRTMHDFARDIESGTVKINRTTTGNLINAPFGGLKRSSTSTFRESGRTGLEFYTQIKTVYRGC from the coding sequence ATGAATGATGCCGGGTTGACGATGGTGCGCGCCGCTTCGGCGCGCACCGCCATTGAAGAGTTCAAGAACCATATCGGCGGAGAGTGGGTCGTAAGCCGCGCCAGCGATCGCTTCGACAACATCAACCCCGCCGATACGACCGACACCGTCGGCCGCTTCCAGGCGAGCAGCGCCGCCGACGCGGAAGCCGCCGTGCGCGCGGCCGCCACGGCCTTCGCGCCGTGGCGGGCAACGTCCATCTCCGCGCGCGCCAAGGTGCTCAACGGCGCCGCCGACTATCTCGAAAAGAATGCCGCGCGATTCGCCGAGGAAATGACGCGCGAAATGGGCAAGCCGCTCGGTCAGGCGAAGGACGAATTTCTGCGCTCGGCGCAATGCCTGCGCTTCTACGCGGTCGAGGGGCAGTCGTTCACCGGCGAGACATTTCCGAACGACGACGCCGACATGCTCGTTTACTCGCAGCGCGAGCCGCTCGGCGTCGTGACGGTGATCACGCCGTGGAATTTTCCGGTCTCAATTCCGGCCCGCAAGATCGCGCCGGCGCTCATCACCGGCAACACCGTGGTGTTCAAGCCCTCCTCCGACGCGCCGTTGAGCGGCTTGCGTCTGGCGGAAGCCTTCATCGCCGCCGGCATTCCGAAGGGCGTCTTGAACTTCATCACCGGCTCGGCCGGTGTCGTCGGCCCGGCGATCACCGCCGCGTCCGACGTCAAAGCGATCTCCTTCACCGGCTCGACCGCGGCCGGCGAGCAGATCCACCGCTCGGTCTCCTTCACCACGCGCACGCAGATGGAGCTCGGCGGCAAGAACCCGCTGATCGTCATGGAAGACGCCGACCTCGACAAAGCGGTCGATCTCGCGATCAAGGGCGGACTGTCGCTGAGCGGTCAGGCCTGCACCGGCACCAGCCGCATCCTGGTGATGAAGGACGTGAAGGCTGCCTTCACCGAGAAGCTCGTCGCCAAGGTGAAGACGCTGAAGATCGGCAGCGGCATGACGCCGGGGATGGATCTCGGCCCGATCGCCACCGCGCGCCAGCTCGAGACGATCCTGCGCTACATCGAAATCGGCAAACGTGAAGCGACGCTGCTGTGCGGCGGCGAACGCCTGACCGGTCCCGGCTACGACGGCGGCTATTACGTGTCGCCGGCCGTGTTCACCGACGTGACCCAGGAGATGCGGATCGCCCGTGAGGAGATCTTCGGCCCCGTGCTCGCCCTCATCGAGGTCACGAGCTATGCCGACGCCATCGCCAAGGCAAACGACACCGAATACGGCCTCTCCGCCGCGATCGCGACGCGCAACCCGCGCACCATGCACGACTTCGCGCGCGACATCGAGTCCGGCACGGTGAAGATCAACCGCACCACGACCGGCAATCTGATCAACGCGCCGTTCGGCGGCCTCAAGCGCTCCTCGACCTCGACGTTCCGCGAGTCGGGGCGCACCGGTCTGGAGTTCTACACGCAGATCAAGACCGTCTATCGCGGCTGCTGA
- a CDS encoding GlcG/HbpS family heme-binding protein, with amino-acid sequence MKTYVKLELAEARAMVAAALRKAAELNVPETVCIADEGGYPLALERMDGARITGPQIAWNKAFTAAGHKRSTHLFNVPPNGPALPGNEAFGIQWSFDGKFAVFVGGYPIVVDDQVIGGVGLSGGNGEQDTACGVAALQALQDLLGSKHKVIVQADIKK; translated from the coding sequence ATGAAGACCTACGTCAAGCTTGAACTCGCCGAAGCCCGCGCGATGGTGGCGGCCGCCCTGCGCAAAGCCGCGGAGCTCAACGTGCCGGAGACGGTGTGCATCGCCGACGAAGGCGGCTATCCGCTTGCGCTCGAGCGCATGGATGGCGCGCGCATCACCGGCCCTCAGATCGCCTGGAACAAGGCTTTCACCGCCGCCGGCCACAAGCGTTCGACGCATCTGTTCAACGTGCCGCCAAACGGCCCGGCGCTGCCCGGCAATGAAGCCTTCGGCATCCAATGGAGCTTCGACGGTAAGTTCGCGGTGTTCGTCGGCGGCTATCCGATCGTGGTCGACGACCAGGTGATCGGCGGCGTCGGCCTGTCCGGCGGCAATGGCGAGCAGGACACCGCCTGCGGCGTCGCCGCCTTGCAGGCGCTACAGGACCTGCTCGGCAGCAAGCACAAGGTGATCGTGCAGGCCGACATCAAGAAGTAA
- a CDS encoding alpha/beta hydrolase: MEALKTVSQQSLSEASATNSPALHLSPEDWARLSAVNARWNDDIVKNRAVVLEVYSPLVRHPENATIALTRDIAYGTDPRQCLDVFAPPGAEKAPVLVFVHGGAFTRGSKSVNGDIYDNVLYWFARQGFIGVNIEYRLAPAAPFPAGAQDTALAVDWIAANIARYGGDPDRIVLMGHSAGGSHVASYLLDPEIGVTPHPAVKAAILVSARLKLETLPGNPNAKNVAAYAGDDPEALARRSAITHVERCRWPVFIAIAENENRFLDSYGLEFAARLGMVRGAVPHVVQMLGHNHTSTVAHFNTKEEWLGRQLLEFLAPYL; the protein is encoded by the coding sequence ATGGAAGCGCTCAAGACCGTATCGCAACAAAGTCTATCGGAAGCGTCGGCGACGAATTCGCCGGCGCTCCATCTCTCGCCGGAGGATTGGGCGCGGCTCAGCGCGGTCAATGCCCGCTGGAATGACGACATCGTCAAAAATCGTGCGGTCGTGCTCGAGGTCTACAGCCCTCTGGTGCGTCACCCCGAGAACGCGACGATCGCGCTGACGCGCGACATCGCTTACGGCACCGATCCGCGTCAGTGCCTCGACGTCTTCGCACCGCCCGGCGCCGAGAAGGCGCCGGTGTTGGTGTTCGTGCATGGCGGCGCTTTCACGCGCGGCAGCAAGAGCGTCAACGGCGACATCTACGACAACGTGCTCTACTGGTTCGCGCGCCAGGGATTCATTGGCGTGAACATCGAATACCGGCTGGCGCCGGCCGCGCCCTTCCCCGCCGGCGCGCAGGACACGGCGCTCGCCGTGGACTGGATCGCCGCCAACATCGCGCGCTACGGCGGCGATCCGGATCGCATCGTGCTGATGGGTCATTCGGCGGGCGGCAGCCACGTCGCGTCTTATCTGCTCGATCCGGAGATCGGCGTGACGCCGCATCCCGCGGTCAAGGCCGCCATTCTGGTAAGCGCGCGGCTGAAGCTCGAAACCCTGCCCGGCAATCCGAACGCCAAGAACGTCGCGGCCTATGCAGGCGACGATCCGGAGGCGCTCGCACGCCGCTCGGCCATCACCCATGTCGAACGCTGCCGCTGGCCGGTGTTCATCGCCATCGCCGAGAACGAGAACCGCTTTCTCGATTCCTACGGACTCGAATTCGCCGCGCGCCTGGGCATGGTGCGCGGCGCAGTGCCCCACGTCGTGCAGATGCTCGGGCATAACCACACGTCGACGGTCGCGCATTTCAATACGAAGGAGGAATGGCTGGGTCGGCAGTTATTGGAGTTCTTGGCGCCGTATCTTTGA
- a CDS encoding isochorismatase family protein: MHTFSIPPELTERVTKRAGRAHPFDTMDPAKTAFVVVDMQNYFMKPGFQGEVPMARAVVPHVNRLAAALRERGGHVIWVKNATNDTRESWSVMHDCLMTPQKRDMRYATMDLAHEGHALWPELDVRGEDAQIVKKRFSAFIQGSSDIVAYLHQRGIDNLLIGGTATNICCESSARDAMMLNFKVTMVADALATFSDAEHNASLTTFYSIFGDVQTVDEAIVSLDRGAQMAAA, encoded by the coding sequence ATGCATACATTCTCAATTCCGCCGGAACTGACCGAGCGCGTGACCAAGCGAGCGGGGCGGGCGCATCCGTTCGACACGATGGATCCCGCGAAGACTGCATTTGTCGTTGTCGACATGCAAAATTACTTCATGAAGCCGGGTTTCCAAGGCGAGGTACCGATGGCGCGCGCGGTCGTGCCGCATGTGAACCGCCTCGCGGCGGCTTTACGCGAGCGCGGCGGGCACGTCATCTGGGTGAAGAACGCGACCAACGACACGCGCGAGAGCTGGAGCGTGATGCATGATTGCCTCATGACGCCTCAGAAGCGCGATATGCGCTACGCGACCATGGACTTGGCACATGAAGGGCACGCGCTCTGGCCGGAGCTCGATGTGCGGGGCGAGGATGCGCAAATCGTGAAAAAGCGTTTCAGCGCGTTCATCCAGGGGTCGTCGGATATCGTCGCCTATCTGCATCAGCGCGGCATCGACAATCTGCTGATCGGCGGCACGGCGACCAATATCTGCTGTGAGAGTTCGGCGCGCGACGCCATGATGCTCAACTTCAAGGTGACCATGGTCGCCGACGCGCTGGCGACGTTCAGCGACGCCGAGCATAACGCCTCGCTCACGACGTTCTATTCCATCTTCGGCGACGTCCAGACGGTGGACGAAGCCATTGTCTCACTCGACCGCGGCGCGCAAATGGCAGCGGCTTGA
- a CDS encoding ABC transporter substrate-binding protein: MPRNIIKSFVVAALATVFAWQAQAADRTKVKLAEVVRSQLYVPMYVALNKGFAAEEGLDVDLVTANGGDRAGALVLSGQADFALAGPEVPIYIFNGESPDKPLIFSALTATDGFFLASRTKIDKFEWSMLNGKKIIGFRPGSTPGLYLEYVMKQRGVDPATIASIITNIAIPARDGAWASGTGDFAIFIEPNLTRLERAGQAHVITSIGKEVGRADYTVFFAKKSWLEKNAVTAQKWTNAIARAQKWTASASPKEIAEAIAPYFPGLTLEDNEAVVTRYRNAGVPIWASSTIVDPAGLALAQEIMVTGGTLPADKKVAYDKIVTTDYAEKAQQKFAQK, encoded by the coding sequence ATGCCACGCAACATAATCAAGTCATTCGTCGTCGCCGCGCTCGCCACTGTCTTTGCCTGGCAGGCTCAAGCCGCCGATCGGACCAAGGTGAAGCTGGCGGAGGTCGTCCGCTCGCAATTGTACGTGCCGATGTACGTGGCCTTGAATAAGGGCTTCGCGGCGGAGGAGGGTCTCGACGTGGATCTCGTCACCGCCAATGGTGGCGATCGCGCCGGCGCATTGGTGCTGTCCGGACAGGCCGACTTCGCGCTCGCCGGACCGGAAGTGCCGATCTACATCTTCAACGGTGAATCGCCGGACAAGCCGCTGATCTTTTCCGCGCTGACCGCGACCGACGGCTTCTTCCTCGCCTCGCGCACCAAAATCGACAAGTTCGAATGGTCGATGCTGAACGGCAAGAAGATCATCGGCTTCCGGCCGGGCAGCACGCCGGGCCTCTATCTCGAATACGTGATGAAGCAGCGCGGCGTCGATCCCGCCACCATCGCCAGCATCATCACCAACATTGCTATTCCGGCGCGCGACGGCGCGTGGGCGTCCGGCACCGGCGACTTCGCCATCTTCATCGAGCCGAACCTCACCCGTCTCGAGCGGGCTGGACAAGCCCATGTCATCACGTCGATCGGCAAGGAGGTCGGCCGCGCCGACTACACCGTCTTCTTCGCCAAGAAGAGCTGGCTGGAGAAGAATGCCGTGACGGCGCAGAAATGGACCAACGCCATCGCGCGCGCCCAGAAGTGGACCGCGAGCGCGAGCCCGAAGGAGATCGCCGAGGCCATCGCGCCCTACTTCCCGGGCCTGACCCTCGAAGACAATGAGGCGGTCGTTACGCGCTATCGCAATGCCGGCGTCCCGATTTGGGCGTCGAGCACGATCGTCGATCCGGCGGGCCTGGCCCTGGCGCAGGAGATCATGGTCACCGGCGGCACGCTGCCGGCCGACAAGAAGGTCGCGTACGACAAGATCGTGACCACCGATTACGCCGAAAAAGCGCAGCAGAAATTCGCGCAGAAATAG
- a CDS encoding ABC transporter ATP-binding protein — MQTPAATTAPVVAIRDVMLHYFSPDRETLALSNISLEVERGEFVAIVGSSGCGKSTLLSLISGLIKPSRGDIFLEGRKVAAPSPRVGYMFQKDTLLEWRSVLDNVVIGAELLGLDMRAARKRGEDLLRRYGLGEFLHSLPHQLSGGMRQRAALARTLCADPDLLLLDEPFSALDYQTRLALSDEIAAILRNEQKTIILVTHDIGEAISMADRVIVMSRRPGRIKIEHRISYPSAGPERPTPFEARKCPEFASYFQTIWDELDLHEVQ, encoded by the coding sequence ATGCAAACGCCGGCAGCCACTACGGCCCCTGTCGTCGCCATTCGCGATGTCATGCTGCACTACTTCTCACCGGACCGCGAGACATTGGCCCTGTCCAATATCTCGCTCGAGGTCGAGCGCGGGGAGTTCGTCGCCATCGTGGGCTCGTCGGGATGCGGCAAGAGCACGCTGCTTTCCCTCATCTCGGGCCTCATCAAGCCGTCGCGGGGAGACATCTTCCTCGAGGGCCGCAAGGTGGCGGCGCCGTCGCCGCGCGTCGGCTACATGTTCCAGAAGGACACGCTGCTCGAATGGCGCAGCGTGCTCGACAACGTGGTGATCGGGGCCGAGCTGCTCGGCCTCGACATGCGCGCCGCGCGCAAGCGGGGCGAGGATCTGCTGCGGCGCTACGGACTCGGCGAGTTCCTGCACTCGCTGCCGCATCAGCTCTCCGGCGGCATGCGCCAGCGCGCCGCCCTCGCCCGCACCTTGTGCGCCGATCCCGATCTGTTGCTGCTCGACGAACCGTTCTCGGCGCTCGATTATCAGACGCGGCTCGCGCTGTCGGACGAGATCGCGGCCATTCTGCGCAACGAGCAGAAGACCATCATCCTCGTCACCCACGACATCGGCGAGGCGATCAGCATGGCCGACCGCGTCATCGTCATGAGCCGCCGGCCCGGCCGCATCAAGATCGAGCACCGTATCAGCTATCCGAGCGCCGGGCCCGAGCGTCCGACGCCGTTCGAAGCGCGCAAGTGCCCCGAGTTCGCCAGCTATTTCCAGACCATCTGGGACGAGCTCGATCTCCACGAGGTTCAGTGA
- a CDS encoding ABC transporter permease gives MASETVVSNVAHSDAKAPATPARSPAYEAYLRSLKRRTYAIQAWQVGLLVVFMILWEVAPRAGWINPMLTSYPSAVARTTMTMLKDGTLLVHTWVTFSETVVGFVGGMLLGIACAVALWWSPFVHRVLDPFIVVVNAMPKIALVPIFYIWLGDVASIYAMAIAVSLFVTIIMLYTGFSAVDPDKIKLVQLFGASRLQVLRKIVLPASVPTMISTLKVNVGLALVGVVVGEFQAAKAGLGYLITYGSQIFQMNLVMTAIVVLAAISSVLFIGIQGLEAYVLRRSGK, from the coding sequence ATGGCGAGCGAAACCGTCGTCTCCAATGTCGCGCATAGCGATGCGAAAGCCCCCGCCACTCCGGCGCGGAGCCCCGCCTACGAAGCTTATCTGCGGTCGCTGAAGCGGCGCACGTACGCCATCCAGGCCTGGCAAGTCGGGCTCCTGGTCGTCTTCATGATCCTGTGGGAGGTCGCGCCGCGCGCCGGCTGGATCAACCCGATGCTGACCAGCTATCCGTCAGCCGTGGCGCGCACCACCATGACGATGCTGAAAGACGGCACCCTGCTGGTACACACCTGGGTGACCTTCAGCGAGACCGTCGTCGGCTTTGTCGGCGGCATGCTGCTCGGCATCGCCTGCGCCGTCGCGCTCTGGTGGTCGCCCTTTGTGCACCGCGTACTCGACCCGTTCATCGTCGTGGTCAACGCCATGCCGAAGATCGCGCTCGTGCCGATCTTCTATATCTGGCTCGGCGACGTGGCCTCGATCTACGCCATGGCGATCGCGGTCAGCCTGTTCGTGACCATCATCATGCTCTACACGGGCTTCAGCGCGGTCGATCCGGATAAGATCAAGCTGGTGCAGCTGTTCGGCGCCTCACGCCTGCAAGTCCTGCGCAAGATCGTGCTGCCGGCAAGCGTGCCGACCATGATCTCGACGCTGAAGGTAAATGTCGGCCTGGCGTTGGTCGGCGTGGTGGTCGGGGAATTCCAGGCGGCGAAGGCCGGCCTCGGCTACCTGATCACCTACGGCAGCCAGATCTTCCAGATGAACCTGGTGATGACCGCGATCGTCGTGCTCGCGGCGATCTCCTCGGTGCTGTTCATCGGCATTCAGGGACTGGAAGCCTACGTCCTGCGCCGCAGCGGCAAATAA
- a CDS encoding Bug family tripartite tricarboxylate transporter substrate binding protein, which yields MSHRPNRTRRIAMRLMLAALLPVFGASASIAAETFPKRPVKIIVQTAAGSSIDVAARILAESLSRKWGQQAFVFNQPGAGGAVAARALASAPADGETLLLAASSIFVALPLLQPAQAASIDAFVPVAFVGEQPMAVAVGADQPAKTFADLLATTRATKGGLNCAVSTRGGLSHLSAESLKAAAGVDMNFIHYPGTAQALSDVIGGRVPMVVDSLSAFVGPAAGKQIRILAVASAGRLKKFPDIPTAAETLPGFEATAWLALVAPPGTPAAIAQQVGRDVDAILADPGFVARLEDVGTFARPIKANDLPGFIKAQREKWLPVVQKYGVAQ from the coding sequence ATGTCACATCGACCGAACAGAACACGCCGTATCGCGATGCGGCTCATGCTGGCGGCATTGCTGCCGGTTTTTGGCGCGAGCGCTTCAATCGCGGCTGAAACGTTTCCGAAGCGCCCGGTGAAGATCATCGTGCAGACGGCCGCCGGCTCGTCGATCGACGTCGCCGCGCGCATTCTCGCCGAAAGTCTTTCGCGCAAGTGGGGCCAGCAGGCTTTCGTGTTCAACCAGCCGGGGGCAGGCGGCGCCGTCGCGGCGCGGGCGCTGGCCTCGGCTCCGGCCGACGGCGAGACGCTTCTGCTTGCCGCGTCGTCCATTTTCGTCGCGTTGCCGTTGCTGCAGCCGGCGCAAGCGGCGAGCATCGATGCCTTTGTTCCGGTCGCCTTCGTCGGCGAGCAGCCGATGGCGGTCGCGGTGGGGGCCGATCAGCCGGCGAAGACGTTCGCCGATCTCCTCGCGACTACTCGTGCGACCAAAGGCGGCCTGAACTGCGCCGTTTCCACGCGTGGCGGGCTCTCGCACCTGTCGGCGGAGTCGTTGAAGGCGGCTGCGGGCGTCGACATGAATTTCATTCACTATCCCGGCACGGCGCAGGCGCTGTCCGACGTCATCGGGGGGCGCGTGCCGATGGTCGTCGACAGCCTTTCCGCGTTCGTCGGTCCGGCGGCAGGCAAGCAAATTCGGATACTGGCGGTGGCCTCCGCCGGCCGGCTCAAGAAATTCCCGGACATACCGACGGCCGCGGAGACGCTGCCGGGATTCGAGGCAACCGCGTGGCTTGCGCTGGTGGCGCCACCGGGCACGCCGGCCGCCATCGCGCAGCAGGTCGGCCGCGACGTCGATGCAATCCTGGCCGATCCCGGCTTTGTCGCGCGCCTGGAAGATGTCGGCACATTCGCCCGCCCCATCAAGGCGAACGACCTGCCGGGGTTCATCAAGGCGCAACGGGAAAAGTGGCTGCCGGTCGTGCAGAAGTACGGCGTCGCGCAATAA